The genomic stretch GACGCGGTGGCGCGATCCGTCGCCGACCTGCCCACCCTGCCGGTCGACACGGACGGGGAACGGGTGCTGGAGCGGGTGCAGGCCCACCCGGCCGCGCAGTACCTCGTGACGGCAGGCGAAGATGTCGTCGGCATTCTGCACATCGCGGATCTGGCGCGACTGCTCGAACCTCACCGGAAGATGAACACGTGACCGTGACCCACTCCGCCGGCCCGGCCACCCCGGGCAGCGACCTGCCCGCCGAGAAGGCGGAGCCGCCCGCCGTGCACCGCGGGCCGTTCCGGCCCGGTGACCGGGTGCAGTTGACCGACCCGAAGGGCCGGATGCACACCATCACCCTGGAACCGGGCAAGGAGTTCCACACCCACCGGGGCATCCTCGCGCACGACGCGCTGATCGGCCTGCCCGACGGCAGCGTGGTCAGCACCTCCGGCGGGGGCACCGCCTTCCTGGCACTGCGTCCGCTGCTGTCGGACTACGTGCTGTCGATGCCGCGCGGCGCACAGGTGATCTACCCCAAGGACTCGGCGCAGATCGTCGCCATGGGCGACATCTTCCCGGGCGCGAAGGTCCTGGAGGCCGGCGCCGGCTCCGGCGCGCTGAGCTGCTCGCTGCTGCGGGCCGTGGGCACCTCCGGCGAGCTGCACTCGTACGAGCTGCGGGACGACTTCGCCCAGATCGCCCGGCGCAACGTCGAGGCGTTCTTCAACGGGCCGCACCCCGCCTGGCACCTGCAGGTGGGCGACGTGGGCGGGTGCCCGGAGATCGGCTTCGACCGGATCATCCTGGACATGCTGGCCCCGTGGGAGAACCTCGAGATGGTCGAGCGGGCGCTGCTGCCCGGCGGCGTGTTCATCGGTTACGTCGCCACCACCCCGCAGCTGTCCGAGCTGGTCGAGGCGCTGCGCGAACGGGGTGGTTGGACCGAGCCGCGCGCCTGGGAGTCGATGGTGCGGGACTGGCATGCCGAGGGGTTGGCGGTCCGGCCCGACCACCGGATGATCGCCCACACCGCCTTCCTCGTCTCCGCGCGTAAGCTCGCCCCCGGAGTCACCGCCCCGCCCCGGCGGCGCAAGCCCAGCAAGGGCAGCGAGGCGTACGCGCAGCGGCGGCAGGCGCTCCGCGCGGCGGAGGCGGCCCGACAGGCGCCGCCCGACGGCGCCGAACCCGACACGACGCAGGAGACGGACAGGCCGTGACGGCGGATTGGGGCGGCGGGGAGTGAACGGGCTGATCCTCGACGCGGGCCGACGCGGGCCGGTGCCGCCGGCCCGGGCCGGCGGGGTGGGGTGACGGCATGAGCCGTCCCGGTTTCGGCGGTGGCGACCTGCCGGCGGTCTTCCCGGACTGGTCCCCGTACACCGACCTTGAGTCGGCGGCCCGCGCCTACCTGCGCGATCCCGACGTCGCCCTGGAGGCGCTCGGCGGCGTGCTGCGGGGCGCCTCGGTGCTCGGCTTCACCCTGGAACGCTTCGTCAACGAGGTCAACGGGGTGTGGCAGGAGGTCGTCGTCTGCGACGGCAGTCGGCTGGTGCTCTGGCACGGCGAGGACGTGCCGCCGGGGGAGGGCCCGCCCGGTTCGATGACCTCGTCATTGCGGGTCGTGCCGGTCTCCTCGGTCACCGAGGTCGGCTGCCGGCGTCGGCTGTTCCGCCACGACAACGGCGAGATCCGGGTCGACAGCATCGACGTCTACCTGCTGCTGACCTCGCTGGACGAGTCACCGCCGAGCGAGGAGGCCGCCGGTGGGCCCCGGCACGACGCGTTGCGGTTCGGCAAGACCCTCGACGACGGCGGTGCCGGACAGATCGCCCGCCTGGAGGAGTTCGCCCGACTGGTCGCCTCGGTGGTCGGCCGGCCGCTGCTGTAGCGGCGGGGCGACCACCGCCGTGCCGCCGGCGACCGTGCCCGACGTGGCCGGGCCGGTCACTCCTCGGCGTCCGGGCCGGCCACCTCGACGCCGTCGCTGCCGCGTACGACGTGGATGCACTCGCCCGGGCACTCCTTCGCCGAGTCGATCACCTCAAGGCGCAGGTGCTCCGGCACGTCCACCCGGGCGCCCGGCGTCTGCTGGAGCTCGCCGTCGGGGCCCTTGACGTAGGCCAGGCCGTCGATGTCGAACTCGAAGACCTCCGGCGCGTACTGCACGCACAATCCGTCACCTGTGCACAGGTCCTGGTCCACCCAGACCTGCAGTTGGTCTGTCGCGACCTCGACCACCGGCGCACCCCCCATGTTCTCCCGTCCCACCCCACGACGGTACCCGAATGCCCGTACCCGCCCTGCTACCCACCCTTGGCGATCAAGCTTCGGTGACGGGCGCGTTGCGGAGGACCGAATCGGGCTCATAGCGGCTAGTGTTAGGGCAGAACGTTCGAGCCCCCCGGGGAGGTGGGACGTGGCACGCAGCGACGACGCGGACTCGCGCGCCGCACGGTGGGAGAAGGAGGCCCACGATCTCTCCACGCAGGTCGCGTTCCTGCAAGAGGAACTCGCTCTCGTGCGGCGCAAGTTGACCGAAAGCCCCCGACACGTCCGGCAGCTCGAAGAGCGGCTGGCGGCCACCCAGGCGCAGTTGGCGCGGCTGACCGAGAACAACGAACGGCTCGTGAGCACCTTGAAGGAGGCTCGCGCGCAGATCGTGACGCTCAAGGAGGAGATCGACCGTCTCGCCCAGCCCCCCAGTGGCTACGGTGTCTTCCTGGCCCGGCACGAGGACGGCACGGTCGACGTCTTCACCGGCGGGCGCAAACTGCGCGTGGCCGTCTCGCCCTCGCTGGACGTGGGTGAGCTGCGGCGTGGCCAGGAGGTCCTGCTCAACGACGCACTCAACATCGTCGACGCGTTCGGGTTCGAGCGGGTCGGCGAGGTGGTCATGCTCAAGGAGGTGCTGGCGGGCCCCGACGGTGTCCCGGGTGACCGGGCGCTGGTGGTCTCGCACTCCGACGAGGAGCGGATCGTGCACCTGGCCGAGACCCTGATCGGCAGCGCGATCCGGGCCGGCGACTCGCTCATGATCGAACCCCGCTCGGCATACGCGTACGAGCGGATTCCCAAGAGCGAGGTCGAGGAACTGGTCCTGGAGGAGGTGCCGGACGTCGACTACACCGACATCGGCGGCCTGCACTCCCAGATCGAGCAGATCAGGGACGCGGTGGAACTCCCGTTCCTGCACG from Micromonospora craniellae encodes the following:
- a CDS encoding ferredoxin, with amino-acid sequence MVEVATDQLQVWVDQDLCTGDGLCVQYAPEVFEFDIDGLAYVKGPDGELQQTPGARVDVPEHLRLEVIDSAKECPGECIHVVRGSDGVEVAGPDAEE
- a CDS encoding tRNA (adenine-N1)-methyltransferase encodes the protein MPAEKAEPPAVHRGPFRPGDRVQLTDPKGRMHTITLEPGKEFHTHRGILAHDALIGLPDGSVVSTSGGGTAFLALRPLLSDYVLSMPRGAQVIYPKDSAQIVAMGDIFPGAKVLEAGAGSGALSCSLLRAVGTSGELHSYELRDDFAQIARRNVEAFFNGPHPAWHLQVGDVGGCPEIGFDRIILDMLAPWENLEMVERALLPGGVFIGYVATTPQLSELVEALRERGGWTEPRAWESMVRDWHAEGLAVRPDHRMIAHTAFLVSARKLAPGVTAPPRRRKPSKGSEAYAQRRQALRAAEAARQAPPDGAEPDTTQETDRP